One part of the Parasphingorhabdus sp. SCSIO 66989 genome encodes these proteins:
- a CDS encoding FecR domain-containing protein — protein MLKRAIAAILLLFGLLFSSAAMANSGPWTISESHGQVSVIKKGVTKVAVQGGQLTVGDAIKTGRKGRAVLTRGEQYIVVSPGSHLKVAEEKPDSLVTQIIQYFGNSLFKVDKRKDQHFGVKTPYMAAVVKGTTFSVNVSEGAATVQVTEGAVEVATLDGGAIEVLRPGDIGLVERDDPYSLMIRGDNGRRLESPNRPQAPLQPATPVAQNPAPAVTVASASNVVAGPPVVREMLNAPVDLGYETNGLITGRLSEAANDDTDAVAADDANAASPAPVPEVEAVLNQGGRDDNASDDTDDGSTVDDDADVDAEQPDTDGGTADSEGDIADESVSDDDGPAADNDDVGSDIDDTDDSVENDQPANDGGAEDFDAGDADDTPDAPVPGDDEPADSDDGDMPVDQPGDGNNAPDEGTEADDGNNGHGNGPDGVDEGNPGNGNGPGNGQGNGNGQGNGNGNGNDADDYTDPDYNDPDYNDPDYDDPDYTDPDYDDPDYDEPGNNGNGNGGGNGQGNGNGQGNGNGNGQGNGNGNDADDYTDPDYNDPDYNDPDYDDPDYTDPDYDDPDYDEPGNNGNGNGGGNGQGNGNGQGNGNGQGNGNGNDADDYTDPDYNDPDYTDPDYNDPDYDEPGNNGNGNGNGNGNGNGNGNGNGNGNGQGNGNDKGLLDVVEDIVDEVTGNNAYVDFEEYAAGRENGDYNDSYEPDASAPDDLEWGVEDTPLGQGRGRGRFANPD, from the coding sequence ATGTTGAAACGCGCAATCGCCGCTATTTTGCTACTTTTCGGGCTGCTGTTCAGCAGTGCGGCAATGGCCAATAGCGGGCCTTGGACGATCAGCGAATCACATGGCCAGGTCAGTGTGATTAAGAAGGGCGTTACCAAAGTCGCGGTCCAAGGCGGCCAGCTGACTGTAGGGGATGCGATCAAAACCGGCCGCAAAGGTCGCGCCGTTTTGACGCGTGGCGAGCAATACATTGTCGTTTCGCCAGGTAGCCATCTGAAGGTGGCGGAAGAGAAACCCGACAGTCTGGTAACACAGATTATTCAATATTTTGGCAATTCACTGTTCAAGGTCGACAAACGCAAGGATCAGCATTTCGGGGTGAAAACGCCCTATATGGCGGCTGTCGTCAAAGGCACGACGTTCAGCGTCAATGTCTCTGAGGGCGCAGCAACGGTGCAGGTCACCGAAGGTGCGGTCGAGGTGGCCACGCTGGATGGCGGTGCGATAGAGGTGTTGCGGCCCGGCGATATCGGTCTGGTAGAGCGAGACGACCCCTATAGCCTGATGATACGCGGCGACAATGGCCGCCGCCTGGAATCGCCGAACCGTCCACAGGCTCCGCTACAACCAGCTACACCGGTAGCGCAGAACCCGGCTCCGGCAGTTACCGTCGCTTCGGCTTCCAATGTGGTTGCAGGGCCGCCTGTTGTGCGCGAGATGCTCAACGCACCGGTTGATCTGGGTTATGAGACTAACGGGCTGATCACAGGGCGTTTGTCTGAAGCAGCAAATGATGACACCGACGCTGTCGCAGCAGACGATGCCAATGCCGCCTCCCCTGCCCCTGTGCCTGAGGTTGAGGCTGTTTTGAACCAAGGCGGTAGAGACGATAATGCTTCGGACGACACCGATGATGGATCCACCGTTGATGACGACGCAGATGTCGATGCAGAACAGCCAGATACCGATGGCGGTACGGCCGATAGCGAAGGCGATATAGCCGATGAAAGCGTATCGGACGATGATGGACCAGCTGCAGATAATGATGATGTCGGCAGCGACATCGATGACACCGATGACAGCGTAGAAAACGACCAGCCGGCAAATGATGGCGGGGCCGAGGACTTTGACGCGGGAGATGCGGACGATACTCCGGACGCTCCTGTTCCGGGTGATGATGAGCCTGCAGACAGCGATGATGGCGATATGCCCGTCGATCAGCCTGGTGATGGTAACAATGCGCCAGACGAAGGCACCGAAGCCGACGATGGCAATAACGGCCATGGCAATGGCCCTGACGGCGTAGATGAAGGCAACCCAGGAAATGGTAATGGTCCAGGTAATGGCCAAGGCAACGGGAATGGTCAGGGCAACGGGAACGGCAACGGCAACGACGCCGATGACTATACCGACCCGGACTACAACGACCCGGACTATAATGATCCCGATTACGACGATCCAGACTATACCGACCCCGATTACGACGACCCCGACTATGACGAGCCGGGCAATAACGGCAATGGCAATGGCGGTGGGAACGGTCAGGGCAATGGGAACGGCCAAGGCAACGGCAACGGGAATGGCCAAGGCAACGGCAACGGCAACGACGCCGATGACTATACCGACCCGGACTACAACGACCCGGACTATAATGATCCCGATTACGACGATCCAGACTATACCGACCCCGATTACGACGACCCCGACTATGACGAGCCGGGCAATAACGGCAATGGTAATGGCGGTGGCAACGGTCAGGGCAATGGGAACGGCCAAGGCAACGGCAATGGCCAGGGCAATGGCAATGGCAACGACGCCGATGACTATACCGACCCGGACTATAATGACCCCGACTATACCGATCCCGATTACAACGATCCCGACTATGACGAACCGGGTAATAACGGGAACGGGAACGGGAACGGGAACGGGAACGGGAACGGGAACGGGAACGGAAACGGCAATGGCAATGGTCAGGGCAACGGCAACGACAAAGGACTCTTGGATGTCGTTGAGGATATAGTCGACGAGGTCACCGGCAATAATGCCTATGTTGACTTTGAAGAATATGCTGCAGGTCGAGAAAATGGAGATTATAATGATAGCTATGAGCCAGACGCCTCCGCCCCGGACGATCTGGAATGGGGTGTTGAAGACACGCCTCTCGGCCAAGGCAGGGGTAGAGGACGCTTCGCCAACCCCGATTGA
- a CDS encoding putative bifunctional diguanylate cyclase/phosphodiesterase: MRFNAQSILLSDGYTLRIIASAIAVLLSILLVMASGGSALDRTVDSVRNMLSSKNASDDLVIVEIDANSLQKIGRWPWPRDIYAELIEQLSQQGARQIAFDVDFSAASEPQSDQQLASAIANSDANIVLATFRQKQGANVSAHIENLPLQILRENALLASVNVHPNEAGQVEHYGYGELTGGTVRPALGALIAESNGEIGKDFRIDQAIDMASFDSVSVIDVLEGKTDKALIEDRTVLVGATAIELGDHYASPGYGVIPGVYIHALASETLKNGSDMPQVSGWLTFLATALVLAILLFRKSRRTRVRDAALVPITLVIALIVTHFAAYFSALAYVPIGNALLLCFSYVFVRMVQTAISNMQQARHHDGLTGLPNAQNLEISEQQHHIAALHIANYSDLTADCSQQELKALLCAMAERLSLLADQGRIYRTGDDQLAWIVPEDNLPNLSDYFETVSAFFLQPVQTGQRKLRVKAVCGYHNGEDIGWVRLLAGANVAATKAMELGYRWLAYSSDLNAIVHEKLQILNDLDQAIAEGQIWVAYQPKMDVRTRHIASAEALARWHHPELGTIGPDRFIPLLEQEGRIADLTLHILKSALVDIANWSLQGHDINCSINVSVALLGDNRFISDALEAISRSTVDNALLTFEITETASIQDLEAAARVLSDLRAQGIKISIDDYGTGQSSLTYLRDFPADEIKIDQTFVRAIIANEADRVMVGSTIAMAHKMHFKVVAEGVEDEDTLTLLSSYGCDVVQGWHIGKPIDANAFGQAFLSCSQFIRASA, from the coding sequence GTGCGGTTTAATGCGCAATCGATACTATTGTCAGACGGCTATACGCTGCGCATAATCGCGTCTGCCATTGCCGTTTTGCTATCGATCCTGCTGGTGATGGCCAGTGGCGGCAGCGCATTGGATCGTACCGTAGACAGCGTCCGCAATATGCTTTCGAGCAAAAATGCGTCGGATGATCTGGTCATTGTCGAGATCGATGCCAATTCGCTTCAAAAGATCGGTCGCTGGCCATGGCCACGGGATATTTATGCCGAACTGATCGAGCAATTGTCACAGCAGGGCGCACGGCAGATTGCCTTTGATGTCGATTTTTCGGCAGCCTCCGAGCCCCAGTCTGACCAGCAACTGGCGAGTGCGATAGCCAATAGCGATGCCAACATTGTGCTCGCCACTTTTCGCCAGAAGCAAGGCGCCAATGTGTCTGCGCATATCGAGAATCTGCCATTGCAGATATTGCGCGAAAATGCGCTATTGGCCTCGGTCAATGTTCACCCCAATGAAGCCGGTCAGGTCGAGCATTATGGCTATGGCGAGTTAACTGGCGGCACGGTACGCCCCGCCCTTGGTGCCCTGATCGCCGAAAGCAATGGCGAGATTGGTAAGGATTTCAGAATTGATCAGGCAATAGACATGGCCAGCTTTGACAGCGTCAGTGTGATTGATGTGTTGGAGGGCAAGACCGATAAAGCCCTGATCGAGGACCGAACGGTGCTGGTCGGTGCAACGGCGATTGAATTGGGTGATCATTATGCATCACCCGGATATGGCGTGATACCTGGCGTCTATATCCACGCTCTCGCATCGGAAACCTTGAAAAATGGTAGCGATATGCCGCAAGTCAGCGGTTGGCTGACCTTTCTCGCAACAGCTCTGGTCCTTGCTATACTGCTGTTTCGCAAAAGCCGCAGAACGCGTGTGCGTGACGCAGCGCTTGTGCCAATCACACTGGTCATCGCTCTGATCGTTACGCATTTCGCCGCCTATTTCTCCGCCCTCGCTTATGTTCCGATAGGCAATGCGCTGCTGCTTTGCTTCAGCTATGTTTTCGTCCGCATGGTGCAGACGGCCATCAGCAATATGCAACAGGCACGCCACCATGACGGCCTTACCGGCCTGCCCAATGCCCAGAATCTCGAGATATCGGAGCAACAGCATCATATCGCAGCGCTGCATATCGCCAACTATAGTGACCTGACCGCTGACTGCAGCCAGCAAGAGTTGAAGGCCCTGTTATGCGCTATGGCAGAGCGCCTTAGCCTATTGGCTGATCAAGGCAGGATTTACCGCACCGGCGATGATCAGCTTGCATGGATAGTCCCGGAGGACAATCTGCCCAATCTGTCAGACTATTTTGAGACGGTCTCAGCCTTCTTCCTGCAACCTGTGCAGACAGGCCAGCGCAAACTGCGGGTGAAGGCGGTGTGCGGCTATCATAATGGCGAGGATATTGGCTGGGTCCGGCTTCTGGCGGGGGCCAATGTCGCAGCGACCAAGGCGATGGAACTCGGCTATCGCTGGCTGGCATATAGCAGCGATCTCAACGCAATCGTGCATGAGAAGCTCCAAATATTGAATGATCTGGATCAGGCCATTGCAGAAGGCCAGATATGGGTCGCTTATCAGCCGAAAATGGATGTCCGCACCCGGCATATCGCTTCGGCTGAAGCGCTCGCTCGCTGGCACCATCCTGAACTCGGCACTATCGGTCCGGATCGGTTCATACCGCTGTTGGAGCAAGAGGGACGCATTGCTGATCTTACCCTCCATATTCTGAAATCCGCTTTGGTCGACATCGCGAACTGGTCGCTTCAGGGCCATGATATTAATTGCTCGATAAATGTCTCGGTCGCGCTTTTGGGAGATAACCGCTTCATAAGTGACGCGCTGGAAGCCATTTCCCGCTCGACAGTTGATAACGCATTGCTCACCTTTGAGATTACCGAGACAGCATCCATTCAAGATCTGGAAGCCGCTGCGCGTGTTCTCTCTGATCTCAGGGCTCAGGGCATCAAGATATCGATTGATGATTATGGCACAGGGCAGTCATCCCTCACCTATTTGCGCGATTTCCCTGCGGACGAAATCAAAATCGACCAGACCTTTGTCCGCGCCATCATTGCCAACGAGGCCGACAGAGTGATGGTGGGCTCGACAATAGCCATGGCGCATAAAATGCACTTCAAGGTCGTCGCTGAAGGGGTGGAAGACGAAGATACCCTGACGCTGCTCTCAAGCTATGGTTGTGACGTTGTCCAAGGTTGGCATATAGGCAAGCCAATAGATGCGAATGCATTCGGACAGGCGTTTCTGTCTTGCTCTCAATTCATAAGGGCTTCTGCTTAA
- a CDS encoding winged helix-turn-helix transcriptional regulator, with protein MTRKSLEHLNCSWAQAAEAIGDKWSIMIVRDAFFGVKTFSAFADNLGISKNILTQRLEHLIKHGVLAKRPIGLGTSRSEYTLTDKGQALFPIMIGLAQWSDEWVFGNDKEPYNIIDKQKGAPIQKVRVTDTNGCELSMADVTLTPGKGANANNRRLAEEMARNERLADG; from the coding sequence ATGACCAGAAAGTCCCTTGAACATCTGAATTGCAGCTGGGCCCAGGCAGCCGAAGCGATTGGCGATAAGTGGTCTATCATGATCGTGCGCGATGCCTTTTTCGGCGTGAAGACATTTTCCGCCTTTGCTGACAATCTTGGCATATCCAAGAACATCCTCACCCAAAGGTTAGAGCATCTCATCAAGCACGGTGTGCTGGCGAAACGCCCAATAGGACTCGGCACGTCACGTTCGGAATATACCCTGACGGATAAAGGCCAAGCCCTTTTCCCAATCATGATCGGCCTGGCGCAATGGAGCGATGAGTGGGTTTTTGGCAATGATAAAGAGCCTTACAACATAATTGACAAGCAGAAGGGCGCGCCAATCCAAAAGGTCCGTGTCACAGACACCAACGGCTGCGAACTCTCTATGGCCGATGTGACATTAACCCCAGGCAAAGGCGCTAATGCCAATAATCGGCGGCTTGCGGAAGAGATGGCGCGCAATGAGAGGCTGGCGGACGGTTAG
- a CDS encoding alpha/beta hydrolase, whose translation MSPDLLNPEIRDAIARLPRLPFASRIFLPLARMAYNVASRSPLMDGVRVEKVSSGDVEMLAYTNKAKASRAAVLWFYGGGFLAGKPEHLNALASMIALHSGASVFVPTYRLAPKHPFPAALEDSQRAWRWLLEEGPGIGIDTERLAVGGNSAGGGLAASLVQWISDESDVQPRSQILFYPMLDDRVAADQSLDRINHFIWNNRANRVAWNAYLSPHKVGAAQLPPYASAARRDDLGGLPPTWIGQCALDLFCQEDGDYAQRLIAAGVDCKLEQVEGVPHAFEVIQPDASISKAFTRSAVDFLAESLN comes from the coding sequence ATGAGTCCAGACCTGCTGAATCCTGAAATCCGCGATGCCATTGCCCGATTGCCAAGGCTGCCTTTCGCCTCGCGCATCTTTCTGCCGCTTGCGCGCATGGCCTATAATGTCGCCTCACGTTCACCTCTGATGGATGGCGTTAGGGTCGAAAAAGTATCTTCCGGCGATGTGGAAATGCTGGCCTATACCAACAAGGCTAAGGCCAGCCGTGCCGCGGTGTTGTGGTTTTACGGCGGTGGCTTTTTGGCCGGAAAGCCCGAGCATCTCAACGCTCTGGCCAGTATGATCGCTCTGCACAGCGGCGCAAGCGTCTTTGTGCCAACATATCGTCTCGCACCAAAACACCCCTTCCCTGCCGCTTTGGAGGACTCACAACGCGCATGGCGATGGTTGCTCGAGGAAGGGCCTGGTATAGGCATCGATACTGAACGGCTTGCCGTCGGCGGCAATAGCGCGGGCGGAGGGCTGGCTGCCTCATTGGTGCAATGGATTTCTGATGAGAGCGATGTCCAGCCGCGTTCGCAGATATTATTCTATCCTATGCTGGACGACCGGGTGGCTGCAGATCAGAGCCTCGACCGGATCAATCACTTCATCTGGAATAACAGGGCCAATCGTGTTGCCTGGAATGCCTATCTCTCACCGCATAAAGTTGGCGCAGCACAATTGCCACCCTATGCTTCTGCGGCAAGACGTGATGACCTTGGCGGATTACCCCCGACATGGATCGGCCAATGCGCGCTTGATCTGTTTTGTCAGGAAGATGGTGACTATGCGCAAAGGCTTATAGCGGCAGGCGTTGATTGTAAGCTCGAGCAAGTCGAGGGCGTGCCTCATGCCTTTGAAGTGATCCAACCCGACGCCAGCATTTCTAAAGCCTTTACCCGATCAGCAGTTGATTTTCTGGCAGAGTCACTCAACTAA
- a CDS encoding DUF3604 domain-containing protein codes for MRQAWSTLALASILAIGVAGCSESEPDVSETQSGDGTDTIELAEFPDRPYWGDTHLHTDNSVDAFGFGTRLGPEAALRFARGEKVTATTGAETQLARPLDFLVIADHSDALGATRRLYDAPRWYVNWVIGDETVLRWYDMMHESPEQSTKAVGELIDAAATGNVPEAFADPEAAREATKDIWNTQLSILDRYNEPGVFTALAGYEWTAMPNGNNLHRVVMFRDGSDRTRQTEPFPGIATTAPQLWEYMRGYEKKTGGRVLAIPHNSNVSNGLMFQMTMEDGSPMTPEYAALRAWAEPVVEVTQIKGDSETHPYLSPNDEMADFGVKGWDFGNLSLTEKTVPSMYAGSYARSALMRGLTLEQQLGVNPYAFGMIGATDSHTSLATGDEDNFWGKHTGNEQAYTDRANEGQNLGTREGRFGWHYLAGGYAAAWARGNTRAEIFDAFARREVYATTGPRMTVRIFGGFDFTEDDWDGDWVRAGYTRGVPMGGELDDEGNAPSFLISALKDPDGANLDRVQVIKGWLNAAGEMQEQIYDVVWSDMDSRRRSSGSVPAVGDTVNRDDATYSNSIGAAELRTVWTDPDYRPNQRAFYYVRVLEIPTPRWTLFDAVRFGITLSKEAMADAVAQERAYTSPIWLRSKS; via the coding sequence GTGCGACAGGCATGGAGTACGCTTGCGCTTGCGAGCATTTTGGCAATCGGCGTTGCGGGCTGCTCGGAGAGCGAGCCGGATGTAAGCGAAACCCAATCAGGGGATGGCACTGACACCATAGAGCTCGCAGAGTTCCCCGATCGGCCCTATTGGGGCGACACGCATCTGCATACTGATAACTCTGTCGATGCTTTTGGCTTTGGTACCAGGCTTGGACCGGAAGCGGCGTTGCGCTTTGCGCGTGGTGAAAAGGTCACGGCTACTACTGGTGCGGAGACACAACTGGCGCGGCCGCTGGATTTTCTGGTTATCGCTGACCATTCCGACGCTCTGGGTGCGACCCGCCGCCTTTATGATGCCCCGCGTTGGTATGTGAACTGGGTTATCGGTGATGAGACGGTGCTGCGCTGGTATGACATGATGCACGAAAGCCCCGAGCAATCGACCAAGGCGGTTGGCGAGCTGATTGACGCTGCAGCAACAGGAAATGTGCCCGAAGCATTTGCGGATCCTGAAGCCGCAAGAGAGGCGACCAAGGACATTTGGAACACCCAGCTAAGCATTCTTGACCGCTACAATGAACCCGGCGTTTTCACAGCCCTTGCAGGCTATGAGTGGACGGCGATGCCCAATGGAAACAATCTGCATCGGGTCGTTATGTTCCGCGATGGCAGCGACAGGACCCGCCAGACTGAGCCTTTTCCCGGCATTGCCACCACTGCGCCGCAACTGTGGGAATATATGCGCGGCTATGAAAAAAAGACCGGTGGCAGAGTGCTGGCTATCCCGCATAATTCCAATGTTTCCAATGGCCTGATGTTCCAGATGACCATGGAAGATGGTTCACCCATGACGCCTGAATATGCCGCTTTGCGCGCTTGGGCTGAGCCGGTGGTTGAAGTGACGCAGATAAAGGGAGACAGCGAAACCCACCCTTATCTGTCCCCCAATGACGAGATGGCGGATTTTGGCGTCAAGGGTTGGGATTTCGGCAATTTGTCACTGACCGAGAAGACGGTGCCGTCCATGTATGCTGGCTCTTATGCCCGCTCTGCGCTGATGCGTGGCCTTACTCTGGAACAGCAATTGGGCGTTAACCCCTATGCCTTTGGCATGATCGGAGCAACCGACAGCCACACCTCGCTTGCAACGGGTGATGAGGACAATTTCTGGGGCAAGCATACCGGCAACGAACAGGCCTATACAGATCGCGCCAATGAGGGGCAGAATCTGGGCACGCGTGAAGGCCGCTTTGGCTGGCACTATCTTGCCGGTGGTTATGCAGCAGCATGGGCGCGCGGCAATACGCGGGCGGAGATTTTTGACGCCTTTGCCCGGCGCGAGGTTTACGCCACAACTGGTCCGCGCATGACTGTGCGCATTTTTGGCGGGTTCGACTTTACCGAGGATGATTGGGACGGCGATTGGGTGCGCGCAGGCTATACACGCGGCGTGCCGATGGGCGGCGAACTGGATGATGAAGGCAATGCCCCCAGCTTTCTTATCAGCGCTTTGAAAGACCCTGACGGTGCCAATCTTGACCGGGTTCAGGTTATCAAGGGCTGGCTCAATGCTGCCGGCGAGATGCAAGAGCAGATTTATGATGTGGTGTGGAGCGACATGGACAGCCGACGCAGAAGCAGCGGAAGCGTTCCCGCTGTTGGCGACACGGTGAACCGCGATGACGCGACCTACAGCAACTCCATTGGCGCGGCGGAACTGCGCACTGTCTGGACCGATCCCGATTACCGCCCGAACCAGCGCGCTTTCTATTATGTGCGTGTTCTGGAAATCCCGACACCGCGCTGGACGCTGTTCGACGCGGTGCGTTTCGGGATCACCCTGTCTAAAGAGGCTATGGCGGATGCTGTCGCACAAGAGCGCGCCTATACCTCGCCTATCTGGCTCAGATCCAAATCATAA
- a CDS encoding ShlB/FhaC/HecB family hemolysin secretion/activation protein has translation MPVVAQAEVAALQADTSTAAAPEAEAQDKPDSIVRPVQLALAAADQPRPDIADLQSRDGGLLIGSIAIEGTEELGADVFASVVEANVGEVMQDDDLRRVIQEVSTIARDQGYVFATARLPEQAVEHGILTIEINEGRIDEVRVKGSDNPALQRFLAPLEGTIARSDVIERRILLAGDLPEIRMGRTRFLKEKGKNILEVRVREREDRVRASVDNYGSQRIGPTRARLSYDFSGFFDGSDRGSASVRSNPLDPDEFAFASASYSIGFGADGTRVGIAGSIGTNQPGGGFVNVEGDTEFVEVFASRPISRSRDASLWVDARIAYLSVEQDDVIGLLRQDNQVTFSIGLSSNVKLFSGRLRAGTSLIQGLDLFNATRMGSRFASRFDGDAVFTAGNYYANWRGRLGGNWGALLGVEGQIANRPLLAAQEFNIGGPFSVRGFDFAELAGDNGLAAIAEINYTFRKPNSWISWLQPYAFVDGGYVDNLRRTRGGGSLISSGIGIRGDAGPINFELEGAVPLNRDRDQSEDRSPHLNLRVGIDL, from the coding sequence ATGCCTGTCGTTGCACAGGCGGAGGTTGCTGCGTTACAGGCAGATACAAGCACAGCCGCTGCGCCTGAAGCCGAAGCACAGGATAAGCCGGACAGCATAGTGCGTCCTGTTCAGCTCGCTTTGGCTGCTGCAGACCAGCCAAGACCAGACATTGCCGACTTGCAAAGCCGCGACGGAGGCTTGCTGATCGGTTCCATCGCCATTGAAGGCACAGAAGAACTCGGCGCAGATGTTTTTGCTTCCGTTGTCGAGGCGAATGTCGGCGAGGTGATGCAGGATGATGATCTGCGCCGTGTGATTCAGGAGGTCTCCACTATTGCGCGTGATCAAGGCTATGTCTTCGCAACCGCGCGTCTGCCCGAGCAGGCGGTCGAGCATGGTATTTTGACAATTGAAATCAATGAAGGCCGGATCGATGAAGTGCGGGTCAAAGGCTCTGACAATCCGGCGCTGCAGCGTTTTCTTGCGCCGCTGGAAGGCACCATCGCGCGTAGTGATGTGATCGAACGCCGCATATTGCTGGCGGGCGACCTGCCAGAAATACGCATGGGCCGAACCCGTTTCCTCAAGGAAAAAGGCAAAAATATCCTCGAGGTCAGGGTGCGCGAGCGCGAGGATCGCGTCCGTGCATCGGTCGACAATTATGGCTCACAGCGTATAGGCCCGACACGCGCTCGTCTAAGCTATGATTTCAGCGGCTTTTTTGATGGCAGCGATCGCGGCTCTGCGAGCGTGCGCAGCAACCCGTTGGATCCTGACGAATTTGCTTTTGCCAGCGCGTCCTATTCCATCGGTTTTGGCGCAGATGGCACGCGCGTTGGCATTGCCGGTTCTATCGGCACCAACCAGCCGGGTGGCGGTTTTGTCAATGTCGAAGGCGATACCGAATTTGTCGAAGTCTTTGCCAGCCGCCCGATCAGCCGGTCACGCGATGCCAGCCTGTGGGTCGATGCGCGGATCGCTTATCTCTCAGTAGAGCAGGATGATGTCATCGGTCTGCTGCGTCAGGACAATCAGGTAACGTTCTCGATCGGGCTATCTTCCAACGTGAAGCTGTTTTCCGGCCGCTTGCGCGCCGGGACATCGCTGATTCAAGGCCTTGATCTTTTCAACGCCACACGTATGGGCAGCCGCTTTGCTTCGCGCTTTGATGGTGATGCAGTGTTTACCGCGGGCAATTACTACGCCAATTGGCGCGGCCGTCTGGGGGGAAATTGGGGCGCATTGCTGGGCGTTGAGGGCCAAATCGCCAACCGTCCACTGCTTGCCGCGCAGGAGTTCAACATTGGCGGTCCGTTCAGCGTACGCGGCTTTGATTTTGCCGAACTGGCAGGCGATAATGGCTTGGCTGCCATTGCCGAGATTAATTACACTTTCCGCAAGCCCAATAGCTGGATCAGCTGGCTGCAACCCTATGCCTTTGTCGATGGCGGCTATGTCGATAATCTGCGGCGGACAAGGGGAGGGGGATCACTTATCTCCAGCGGCATCGGCATACGCGGCGATGCCGGCCCGATTAACTTCGAACTGGAAGGCGCAGTCCCCCTAAACCGCGACCGCGACCAAAGCGAGGATCGCAGCCCTCATCTCAATCTGCGCGTGGGGATTGATCTGTGA
- a CDS encoding peptidylprolyl isomerase produces MNLRNLAREPLVHFVILGAVLYIALTWGGTPPDPASRVIKVGASEKEKIAESWTLTMGRSPTDAELDKAIDAYVREEVLYREALRLGLDESDTIVRRRMVSKMDLSASLAAETAEPSEEMLRAFFKENSELYADYGAANSKVSFDQSFFSSEAKAKAALSSGADTGEATSLAGTIEETAMRDIEARFGKGFTIGLNALEPGENWQGPLRSGFGWHLVRLRERVVQPPEFEALRDVLANDWRSAQIKARKERAYEVLSSAYRIDIDR; encoded by the coding sequence GTGAACCTTCGTAACCTGGCGCGCGAGCCGCTGGTCCATTTCGTCATCCTGGGTGCAGTACTCTACATCGCGCTCACCTGGGGCGGTACGCCCCCTGATCCTGCATCACGCGTTATCAAGGTCGGCGCGAGCGAGAAGGAGAAGATCGCCGAGAGCTGGACGCTGACCATGGGGCGCTCGCCCACCGATGCAGAGCTGGACAAGGCGATAGACGCCTATGTGCGTGAAGAAGTGCTCTACCGCGAAGCGCTGCGCCTCGGCCTCGATGAGAGCGACACCATTGTGCGCCGACGTATGGTCTCCAAGATGGATTTGTCTGCCAGTCTTGCTGCGGAAACCGCGGAACCATCTGAAGAGATGTTGCGCGCCTTCTTCAAAGAGAATTCCGAGCTTTATGCTGACTATGGCGCTGCGAATAGCAAGGTGAGCTTCGATCAGAGTTTCTTCTCCAGCGAGGCCAAGGCAAAAGCTGCCTTGAGCAGCGGCGCTGATACTGGTGAGGCGACCAGCCTTGCTGGCACTATAGAAGAGACTGCCATGCGCGATATAGAGGCACGCTTTGGCAAGGGATTTACCATCGGGTTAAATGCGCTGGAGCCGGGCGAGAATTGGCAAGGGCCGCTGCGGTCTGGCTTTGGTTGGCATCTGGTGCGATTGCGCGAACGCGTGGTGCAACCGCCTGAATTTGAAGCTTTGCGCGATGTTCTCGCCAATGATTGGCGCAGCGCTCAGATAAAGGCGCGTAAAGAGCGCGCTTATGAGGTGCTGAGCAGCGCTTATCGCATTGATATTGACCGGTGA